The sequence CCGGCCGGGCGGCGTACTGAAGCCGGCGGACGTGGAGGCGCTGCACGCGATGGCGAGGGACCGGAACACATGGGGGAGGGTGTAGGAGCTCAGGGGAGCGGCGCCGTCCGTCCGGGATCCAGCAGTCCCGCCAGCAGGTCTCCATGGTCCTGGACCCGGGGCGCGATGTCCTCGGCCAGGAACTCCAGCTGCCCCGGAGCCCGGCAGTCCCCGACCTCCTCCCACGTCACCGGGGTCGAGACCAGGGGGACCCGGCGGGCGCGCAGCGTGTAGGGCGCCGCGGTCGTCTTGCGCCCGGCGTTCTGGCTCCAGTCGACAAACACCTTCCCCGGCCTCAGACTCCTCGTCATCCGGTGCACCACCAGCCGCGGCATCGCCCGCTCGGCCTCGACCGCGAGCGCCTTCGCGTACTCGCTCGTCCGCTCGGACGAACTCCCGCGCACGGCCGCCAGCAGATGCAGCCCCTTCGACCCGGCCGTCTTCGCGTACGCCTCGATCCCGTCCGCCGCGAGCCGCTCACGCAGCCACAGGGCGACCTCGCAGCAGTGGACGATCGTCGCGGGCGCCCCGGGATCGAGGTCGAAGACCAGCCGGTCGGCCTCGTCCGGCGACCCGACGAGCCACTGGTGGGTGTGGAACTCGGTCACCAGATTGGCCGCCCAGACCAGACTCGGCAGGTCCTGCACGACCACCATCCGGGCCGGCCCCTCGGACCGCGCGACCTCGGCCGTCGTCACCCACTCGGGCGTGCCCGGCGGCACGTTCTTGGTGAAGAACACCTGTCCGTCCGGCCCGTCCGGATAGCGCAGGAAGGACACGGCGCGGTCCCGCAGATGCGGCAGCAGCACCCCGGCGGTGGTCGCGTAGTAGTGCAGCAGCTCCCCCTTGGTGAAGCCGCTCTCCGGATACAGCACCTTCTCCAGGTTGCTGAGCGCGACCCGCTGCCCCTCCACCTCTGTGATAGGCGTCATAGGATGACAATCTCAGACATTCGCCGATGTAACACCAGAAATTGACCAAGTAATGCCGGAAAC is a genomic window of Streptomyces griseochromogenes containing:
- the ligD gene encoding non-homologous end-joining DNA ligase, with product MTPITEVEGQRVALSNLEKVLYPESGFTKGELLHYYATTAGVLLPHLRDRAVSFLRYPDGPDGQVFFTKNVPPGTPEWVTTAEVARSEGPARMVVVQDLPSLVWAANLVTEFHTHQWLVGSPDEADRLVFDLDPGAPATIVHCCEVALWLRERLAADGIEAYAKTAGSKGLHLLAAVRGSSSERTSEYAKALAVEAERAMPRLVVHRMTRSLRPGKVFVDWSQNAGRKTTAAPYTLRARRVPLVSTPVTWEEVGDCRAPGQLEFLAEDIAPRVQDHGDLLAGLLDPGRTAPLP